Proteins co-encoded in one Nicotiana sylvestris chromosome 7, ASM39365v2, whole genome shotgun sequence genomic window:
- the LOC138873873 gene encoding uncharacterized protein gives MEIKSILSKTINANRTDWSKKLDDALWAYRTTYKIPISMSPYRLVFGEAFHLPIELEHKAMWTLRKLNLERYVGANLRVEQLNELDEFWFHTYSSSSLYKDKMKYLHDKYARSKEFKEGFLSDSDLYRIRNEMMNYNM, from the exons ATGGAGattaagagcatattgtcaaagactattaatgcaaataggaccgactggtcaaagaaactggatgatgctttatgggcttacAGAACTACTTACAAGATTCCGATtagtatgtctccgtaccggttggtatTTGGGGAAGCTTTCCATCTCCCGATTGAgctagagcacaaggccatgtggactttgaggaagttaaatcttgaaaGGTATGTTGGAGCAAATCTTCGAGtggagcaactcaatgagcttgatgagttctgGTTTCATACctattccagctcgtccttgtataaggacaagatgaagtacttacatgacaagtaTGCCCGTAGCAAAGAATTCAAAGAAG gatttctaagtgatagcgACTTATACAGAATCAGAAATGAGATGATGAACTATAACATGTGA
- the LOC138873874 gene encoding uncharacterized mitochondrial protein AtMg00860-like, with translation MVEDLLEVFMDDFSVVGDFFDECLKILDKEKCHFMVKEGIILDHKISKNGIEVDKAKIEVISKLPPPTSVKGVRSFLGHTGFYGRFIKDFFKVVNPLCKLLEKDA, from the exons atggtggaggacttattggaagtgttcatggatgatttcagtgttgtgggtgacttctttgatgagtgtttgaagaTTCTTGACAAG gaaaaatgtcattttatggtcAAGGAGGGCATTATCCTCGACCATAAGATTTCAAAGAATGGAATAGAGGTGGATAAAGCGaaaattgaagtgatctcaaagcttcctcctcctacttcagtcaagggggttaggagttttcttgggcatacgGGGTTCTAtggaagattcatcaaagacttttttaaggtagtgaatcctttgtgcaagttattggaaaaggatgccTAG